A single genomic interval of Primulina huaijiensis isolate GDHJ02 chromosome 7, ASM1229523v2, whole genome shotgun sequence harbors:
- the LOC140980623 gene encoding transcription factor TGA2.3-like has protein sequence MVSSEMRSAVGGVDSAQFMLQKGGLMAVGGGSIGGGGGALGNGQFENWGDSGVVADHSQQTDASTDTDDKNQLPGVHIARLTTLDSRDPCDGKNGEQKALRRLAQNREAAKKSRIRKKVYVQQLENSRQKLTQLEQELKRARQQGIVVTSGFSGDHSHSISGNGALAFDMEYARWLEEHHRLIEDLRSAVNSHAGDTELRLIVDAVMSHYDEVFRLKSVGAKSDVFHMLSGMWKAPTERCFMWLGGFRSSEVLKIPERQIEPLTEQQLMGIRSLQQSSQQAEDALSQGMEALQQSLVDTLSSISSTPRDSGYVMDYMKQMSMAMSKLAAIQNFLHQADLLRQQTLQQLQRILTTRQAARALLAINDYKSRLRALSSLWCARPRE, from the exons ATGGTTTCGTCTGAGATGAGATCAGCTGTGGGAGGAGTAGACTCTGCCCAGTTCATGTTGCAGAAGGGAGGACTGATGGCTGTTGGCGGCGGTAGTATTGGCGGTGGCGGTGGAGCTTTGGGAAACGGGCAGTTTGAGAACTGGGGCGATTCCGGGGTGGTGGCAGATCACAGCCAACAGACTGATGCGTCTACAGACACTGATGACAAAAATCag TTACCTGGAGTCCATATCGCGAGATTGACAACTTTGGATTCGAGGGACCCTTGCGACGGAAAAAATGGAGAGCAAAAG GCACTTCGTAGGTTGGCTCAGAATCGGGAAGCTGCAAAGAAAAGTCGGATTAGGAAGAAA GTTTATGTTCAACAACTTGAGAATAGCCGACAAAAGCTTACCCAACTGGAGCAGGAGTTGAAACGAGCACGACAGCAG GGCATCGTTGTTACGTCCGGATTCTCGGGAGATCATAGTCATTCTATCAGTGGAAATG GGGCTTTGGCATTTGACATGGAGTATGCCCGATGGCTTGAAGAACATCACAGGCTGATAGAGGATCTGAGATCAGCTGTAAATTCTCATGCAGGAGATACTGAACTACGTCTTATTGTTGATGCGGTGATGTCCCATTATGATGAAGTGTTCCGGTTGAAGAGTGTTGGTGCGAAATCGGACGTGTTTCACATGCTTTCTGGTATGTGGAAGGCTCCTACTGAAAGATGTTTCATGTGGCTAGGAGGTTTCCGTTCCTCAGAAGTTCTCAAG ATACCTGAAAGGCAAATTGAGCCATTAACTGAACAACAATTGATGGGAATCCGAAGTTTACAGCAATCCTCTCAACAAGCAGAGGATGCGCTGTCTCAAGGAATGGAAGCTTTGCAACAATCACTTGTCGACACATTATCCTCCATCTCCTCAACTCCTCGCGACTCTGGATATGTTATGGATTACATGAAACAAATGTCGATGGCCATGAGCAAACTCGCCGCAATCCAAAATTTCCTCCATCAG GCTGACCTCTTGAGACAGCAAACTTTGCAACAGTTGCAGCGAATCTTGACCACCCGTCAAGCTGCTCGTGCTCTTCTTGCCATCAACGATTACAAGTCGAGACTCCGGGCCCTGAGTTCTTTGTGGTGTGCACGCCCCAGGGAATGA
- the LOC140980622 gene encoding uncharacterized protein — protein MGIRRKLDSLMRKGFKTSEFKGTVNLAISRLAVLKNQRQARGNVARSDVVEFLNLGYHERALLRVEQVIKEQNMLDVYILLEGYCHLLIERISLIEQEKECPDELVEAASSLIYAASRCGDFPELQQIRKIFASHFGKDFVARAVELRNKCGVNPKIIQKLSTKIPTLESKMKVLQDIATDNNIVMPDETDALPIVPEEEDSRKGNQQNNSKRHDDVEEAVDFTESQKFKVKYRDVAHAAQAAFESAAYAAAAARAAVKLSRSESTDPDDPDTPNHQPRKISSATFDPKRDDEKDSLEDELEFGKVHPVQRHDRVPETENKTGSKSSLSGTTADLAADNIKEMETSSEEGNIDSKTLEREVVLYQSDDENDEFTKGSGNNSTVKYYPLLVGAEFKTEPEFELQNPSAFVTRTESTSEPLNINRRPISVRTKWRQ, from the exons aTGGGAATTAGAAGAAAGTTGGATTCGTTAATGAGAAAAGGTTTCAAGACTTCGGAATTCAAGGGGACTGTGAATTTAGCGATTTCTAGATTGGCAGTGTTAAAGAACCAGCGCCAAGCACGGGGCAACGTTGCACGTTCCGACGTCGTTGAATTCCTTAACCTCGGCTACCATGAAAGGGCTCTTCTAAGg GTTGAGCAAGTGATCAAGGAGCAAAACATGTTGGATGTGTATATCCTGTTGGAAGGATACTGTCATTTGTTGATTGAGAGAATCAGCCTCATCGAACAAGAAAA AGAATGTCCTGATGAACTTGTCGAAGCTGCATCAAGCTTGATTTATGCTGCTTCAAGATGTGGTGATTTTCCAGAACTTCAACAAATTCGCAAGATTTTCGCCTCTCATTTTGGGAAGGATTTTGTGGCTCGGGCAGTTGAATTACGCAACAAGTGTGGTGTTAATCCCAAG ATAATACAGAAGCTTTCTACAAAAATCCCAACCTTGGAGAGTAAAATGAAGGTGCTTCAAGATATTGCTACAGATAACAACATTGTTATGCCAGATGAGACGGATGCTCTACCCATCGTACCG GAAGAAGAAGATTCAAGAAAAGGAAATCAGCAAAATAACTCAAAAAGGCATGATGACGTAGAAGAAGCAGTGGATTTCACAGAATCGCAAAAATTCAAGGTAAAATACAGAGATGTTGCTCATGCAGCACAAGCGGCCTTCGAATCCGCAGCATACGCCGCGGCTGCCGCCAGAGCGGCTGTGAAGCTCTCTCGATCTGAATCAACCGATCCTGACGACCCAGATACTCCAAATCATCAGCCAAGAAAAATATCATCGGCCACATTTGATCCTAAGCGAGATGATGAAAAGGATTCATTAGAAGATGAACTGGAATTTGGAAAAGTTCACCCCGTTCAAAGACATGATCGGGTTCCGGAAACTGAGAACAAAACAGGTTCCAAAAGTTCCTTGTCTGGAACAACTGCGGATTTAGCAGCTGACAACATTAAGGAAATGGAAACCTCGTCAGAAGAGGGAAATATTGATTCCAAGACACTGGAAAGAGAGGTAGTTTTATATCAAAGTGACGATGAAAACGACGAATTTACTAAAGGGAGTGGCAATAATTCAACTGTAAAGTATTATCCTTTACTTGTCGGAGCTGAATTTAAAACTGAGCCCGAGTTTGAGCTTCAAAATCCGTCAGCATTTGTGACGAGAACCGAGAGTACTTCAGAACCTCTGAACATCAACCGGAGGCCGATTTCTGTGAGGACTAAATGGAGACAGTGA